One window of Opisthocomus hoazin isolate bOpiHoa1 chromosome 15, bOpiHoa1.hap1, whole genome shotgun sequence genomic DNA carries:
- the AP5Z1 gene encoding AP-5 complex subunit zeta-1 isoform X2, which yields MLTAAAESFLKQAREAREEELRRFAARVAALLQGPEPGPEAADCLQRLHLAVAATKYPRKLDGKFVELLQTVLCSPKCPEQIRLLCAAILREMSPCNDLILSCDGIQDTKLLSLVSSVLLAQGNKKAEVSAVGQRIVKILERRLPEGQSAQYLLPVLSNVISLSPESLTEEQTNVVSKKMADWLRYASIQQGVAQPSRGFFSSSRTRQPGPVTEVDGAIATDFFTVLSVGQYYTQDQWLNVQAFSMLRNWLLCYGDKGLNTPNSDDKSEVDRSVTSMVSTTSTSSRLLSPKEHLREKAFEYCQRLIEQSNRRPLKKEDGDLQKACLIEAVTIMDIICKQDSSYVYRAVSFLKTVHSRICGDAAYARALLPIAQFFLNHSKMAAVDSDAIYKHLLTDIPAQLFHNPSLAFEFVQFCKDNSQLFAETSSIFRQSFPNLFKFLAWNSPPLISEFVDLLPFLLDAGTAIEIFHLLLDLPCLTAALDIQLRSSALPTSKRAACDPAVKPATCLEAFRHPLYKNMFQYLLRTESTPEDAPERVVAEFADGPLINQLVVLLLQRSDQLYEIPGFRDDVYRVLGSQLAMLCWLRPALIVEQSTEILEFSGTVSNIQNKEAIFTHMVWAIGEYMSVSYDKRCTVEQISRFFETLEVVLFEITQLRPLASTPSYAPRAISVLMATLTKLAARSQDLIPRTSMFLSKMRTFVQSPAVTAVYREEDLEQLLIRATELMNLLKMPSVAQFVFTPPVNVATTRFQREVNDSLHFALRIVTRLLEPTPGFVPG from the exons ATGTTGACGGCGGCGGCCGAGAGCTTCCTCAAGCAGGCGAG GGAGGCCCGGGAGGAGGAGCTGCGGAGATTCGCCGCCCGCGTCGCCGCCCTGCTGCAGGGCCCGGAGCCGGGGCCCGAGGCCGCGGACTGTCTGCAGAGGCTGCACCTCGCCGTCGCCGCCACCAAGTACCCCCGCAA GCTAGATGGCAAGTTTGTGGAACTGTTGCAGACAGTGCTGTGTTCGCCCAAGTGCCCTGAGCAGATTCGGCTGTTATGTGCTGCCATCCTGAGAGAGATGTCGCCTTGCAATGATCTGATCCTCTCCTGTGATGGGATTCAAGATACAAAGCTCTTGAGCCTGGTATCCTCCGTCCTTTTGGCTCAG gGGAATAAGAAGGCAGAAGTGTCTGCTGTGGGGCAGCGTATTGTAAAAATCCTTGAAAGAAGACTGCCTGAGGGCCAGAGTGCTCAGTACCTTCTTCCTGTCCTGTCAAATGTCATCAGTCTTTCACCAGAATCTCTAACTGAAG AGCAGACCAATGTAGTCAGTAAAAAGATGGCTGACTGGCTGAGGTATGCGAGTATTCAGCAAGGAGTCGCTCAGCCCTCCAGAGGCTTCTTCTCCAGTTCCAGGACCAGACAG CCTGGTCCTGTCACAGAGGTGGATGGTGCCATTGCCACGGACTTCTTCACGGTGCTGTCAGTGGGTCAGTACTACACACAGGACCAGTGGCTCAACGTGCAGGCCTTCTCCATGCTGCGAAATTGGCTGCTGTGCTACGGGGACAAGGGGTTGAACACCCCTAATTCAG ATGACAAATCAGAAGTGGACAGGTCTGTTACGTCCATGGTCTCAACTACGTCCACATCTAGTCGCCTGCTTTCCCCAAAGGAGCATCTGCGGGAGAAAGCCTTTGAGTACTGCCAGCGGCTTATTGAGCAGAGCAACCGGC GACCGCTGAAGAAGGAGGATGGAGACCTGCAGAAAGCT TGTCTCATTGAGGCGGTGACCATAATGGACATCATCTGCAAACAGGACTCCTCCTATGTGTACCGTGCAGTCTCCTTCCTGAAAACCGTGCACAGCAGAATCTGTGGGGATGCCGCTTATGCCAGGGCACTGCTGCCCATTGCCCAGTTCTTCCTGAACCACA GCAAAATGGCAGCTGTGGACTCCGATGCAATCTACAAACACTTATTGACTGATATCCCGGCTCAGCTTTTCCACAACCCATCACTGGCCTTCGAATTTGTCCAGTTCTGCAAAGACAACAGCCAGCTCTTCGCTGAGACCTCTAGCATATTCAGGCAGAGCTTCCCAAATCTCTTCAAG TTCCTGGCATGGAACAGCCCACCCCTTATCTCTGAGTTTGTGGACCTTCTCCCGTTTCTGCTGGATGCAGGCACAGCCATTGaaatcttccatttgctgctcGACCTGCCCTGTTTGACAGCAGCTCTGGACATCCAGCTGAG GTCAAGTGCTCTTCCTACCTCCAAGAGAGCTGCCTGTGACCCAGCTGTGAAGCCGGCCACCTGTCTGGAAGCTTTTCGCCATCCCCTCTACAAGAACATGTTCCAATATCTTCTCCGCACCGAGTCTACTCCCGAGGATGCCCCAGAGAG GGTGGTGGCAGAG TTTGCAGATGGGCCGCTGATAAACcagctggtggtgctgctgctgcagaggagtGACCAGCTCTACGAGATCCCAGGCTTTAGAGATGACGTGTACAG GGTGCTGGGTTCGCAGCTGGCGATGCTCTGCTGGCTGCGCCCTGCGCTCATTGTGGAGCAGTCCACAGAGATTCTGGAGTTCTCGGGAACAGTCAGCAACATCCAGAACAAGGAGGCCATCTTCACCCACATG GTTTGGGCTATTGGAGAGTACATGTCTGTGTCCTACGACAAGCGCTGCACTGTGGAGCAGATCAGCCGGTTCTTTGAGACTCTAGAGGTCGTGCTATTTGAAATCACCCAGCTCCGACCACtggccagcacccccagctatGCACCCCGCGCCATCAGTGTCCTTATGGCCACCTTGACCAAGCTGGCAGCTCGCAGCCAGGACTTGATTCCCAG AACGTCCATGTTCCTGTCCAAGATGAGGACATTTGTGCAAAGCCCTGCTGTCACCGCTGTTTATCGCGAGGAGGACCTTGAGCAGCTCCTTATCCGGGCAACTGAGCTCATGAACCTACTGAAAATGCCAAGTGTGGCTCAGTTTGTGTTCACGCCTCCTGTAAACGTAGCCACTACACGGTTTCAGAGAGAGGTGAATGACTCCCTCCATTTTGCCCTGAGGATAGTCACCCGTCTCCTAGAGCCGACGCCTGGCTTCGTGCCAGGGTGA
- the AP5Z1 gene encoding AP-5 complex subunit zeta-1 isoform X1, giving the protein MLTAAAESFLKQAREAREEELRRFAARVAALLQGPEPGPEAADCLQRLHLAVAATKYPRKLDGKFVELLQTVLCSPKCPEQIRLLCAAILREMSPCNDLILSCDGIQDTKLLSLVSSVLLAQGNKKAEVSAVGQRIVKILERRLPEGQSAQYLLPVLSNVISLSPESLTEEQTNVVSKKMADWLRYASIQQGVAQPSRGFFSSSRTRQPGPVTEVDGAIATDFFTVLSVGQYYTQDQWLNVQAFSMLRNWLLCYGDKGLNTPNSDDKSEVDRSVTSMVSTTSTSSRLLSPKEHLREKAFEYCQRLIEQSNRRPLKKEDGDLQKACLIEAVTIMDIICKQDSSYVYRAVSFLKTVHSRICGDAAYARALLPIAQFFLNHSKMAAVDSDAIYKHLLTDIPAQLFHNPSLAFEFVQFCKDNSQLFAETSSIFRQSFPNLFKFLAWNSPPLISEFVDLLPFLLDAGTAIEIFHLLLDLPCLTAALDIQLRSSALPTSKRAACDPAVKPATCLEAFRHPLYKNMFQYLLRTESTPEDAPERLIPLRQLLGSLASSPRVVQCADTVPVLLELFFRVVAEFADGPLINQLVVLLLQRSDQLYEIPGFRDDVYRVLGSQLAMLCWLRPALIVEQSTEILEFSGTVSNIQNKEAIFTHMVWAIGEYMSVSYDKRCTVEQISRFFETLEVVLFEITQLRPLASTPSYAPRAISVLMATLTKLAARSQDLIPRTSMFLSKMRTFVQSPAVTAVYREEDLEQLLIRATELMNLLKMPSVAQFVFTPPVNVATTRFQREVNDSLHFALRIVTRLLEPTPGFVPG; this is encoded by the exons ATGTTGACGGCGGCGGCCGAGAGCTTCCTCAAGCAGGCGAG GGAGGCCCGGGAGGAGGAGCTGCGGAGATTCGCCGCCCGCGTCGCCGCCCTGCTGCAGGGCCCGGAGCCGGGGCCCGAGGCCGCGGACTGTCTGCAGAGGCTGCACCTCGCCGTCGCCGCCACCAAGTACCCCCGCAA GCTAGATGGCAAGTTTGTGGAACTGTTGCAGACAGTGCTGTGTTCGCCCAAGTGCCCTGAGCAGATTCGGCTGTTATGTGCTGCCATCCTGAGAGAGATGTCGCCTTGCAATGATCTGATCCTCTCCTGTGATGGGATTCAAGATACAAAGCTCTTGAGCCTGGTATCCTCCGTCCTTTTGGCTCAG gGGAATAAGAAGGCAGAAGTGTCTGCTGTGGGGCAGCGTATTGTAAAAATCCTTGAAAGAAGACTGCCTGAGGGCCAGAGTGCTCAGTACCTTCTTCCTGTCCTGTCAAATGTCATCAGTCTTTCACCAGAATCTCTAACTGAAG AGCAGACCAATGTAGTCAGTAAAAAGATGGCTGACTGGCTGAGGTATGCGAGTATTCAGCAAGGAGTCGCTCAGCCCTCCAGAGGCTTCTTCTCCAGTTCCAGGACCAGACAG CCTGGTCCTGTCACAGAGGTGGATGGTGCCATTGCCACGGACTTCTTCACGGTGCTGTCAGTGGGTCAGTACTACACACAGGACCAGTGGCTCAACGTGCAGGCCTTCTCCATGCTGCGAAATTGGCTGCTGTGCTACGGGGACAAGGGGTTGAACACCCCTAATTCAG ATGACAAATCAGAAGTGGACAGGTCTGTTACGTCCATGGTCTCAACTACGTCCACATCTAGTCGCCTGCTTTCCCCAAAGGAGCATCTGCGGGAGAAAGCCTTTGAGTACTGCCAGCGGCTTATTGAGCAGAGCAACCGGC GACCGCTGAAGAAGGAGGATGGAGACCTGCAGAAAGCT TGTCTCATTGAGGCGGTGACCATAATGGACATCATCTGCAAACAGGACTCCTCCTATGTGTACCGTGCAGTCTCCTTCCTGAAAACCGTGCACAGCAGAATCTGTGGGGATGCCGCTTATGCCAGGGCACTGCTGCCCATTGCCCAGTTCTTCCTGAACCACA GCAAAATGGCAGCTGTGGACTCCGATGCAATCTACAAACACTTATTGACTGATATCCCGGCTCAGCTTTTCCACAACCCATCACTGGCCTTCGAATTTGTCCAGTTCTGCAAAGACAACAGCCAGCTCTTCGCTGAGACCTCTAGCATATTCAGGCAGAGCTTCCCAAATCTCTTCAAG TTCCTGGCATGGAACAGCCCACCCCTTATCTCTGAGTTTGTGGACCTTCTCCCGTTTCTGCTGGATGCAGGCACAGCCATTGaaatcttccatttgctgctcGACCTGCCCTGTTTGACAGCAGCTCTGGACATCCAGCTGAG GTCAAGTGCTCTTCCTACCTCCAAGAGAGCTGCCTGTGACCCAGCTGTGAAGCCGGCCACCTGTCTGGAAGCTTTTCGCCATCCCCTCTACAAGAACATGTTCCAATATCTTCTCCGCACCGAGTCTACTCCCGAGGATGCCCCAGAGAG GCTGATTCCACTTCGGCAGctgctgggatccctggccagcaGCCCAAGGGTCGTGCAGTGTGCGGACACTGTTCCTGTCTTACTGGAGCTCTTTTTCAGGGTGGTGGCAGAG TTTGCAGATGGGCCGCTGATAAACcagctggtggtgctgctgctgcagaggagtGACCAGCTCTACGAGATCCCAGGCTTTAGAGATGACGTGTACAG GGTGCTGGGTTCGCAGCTGGCGATGCTCTGCTGGCTGCGCCCTGCGCTCATTGTGGAGCAGTCCACAGAGATTCTGGAGTTCTCGGGAACAGTCAGCAACATCCAGAACAAGGAGGCCATCTTCACCCACATG GTTTGGGCTATTGGAGAGTACATGTCTGTGTCCTACGACAAGCGCTGCACTGTGGAGCAGATCAGCCGGTTCTTTGAGACTCTAGAGGTCGTGCTATTTGAAATCACCCAGCTCCGACCACtggccagcacccccagctatGCACCCCGCGCCATCAGTGTCCTTATGGCCACCTTGACCAAGCTGGCAGCTCGCAGCCAGGACTTGATTCCCAG AACGTCCATGTTCCTGTCCAAGATGAGGACATTTGTGCAAAGCCCTGCTGTCACCGCTGTTTATCGCGAGGAGGACCTTGAGCAGCTCCTTATCCGGGCAACTGAGCTCATGAACCTACTGAAAATGCCAAGTGTGGCTCAGTTTGTGTTCACGCCTCCTGTAAACGTAGCCACTACACGGTTTCAGAGAGAGGTGAATGACTCCCTCCATTTTGCCCTGAGGATAGTCACCCGTCTCCTAGAGCCGACGCCTGGCTTCGTGCCAGGGTGA